One Halovivax ruber XH-70 genomic region harbors:
- a CDS encoding DUF5786 family protein encodes MGFGSYDESEQQQPEMSDEDEDAAVSVHENDHDGEMTVETGASTDDLIGQLQEMKETDEE; translated from the coding sequence ATGGGTTTTGGTAGCTACGACGAATCCGAGCAGCAGCAGCCAGAGATGAGTGACGAGGACGAAGATGCTGCCGTTTCCGTCCACGAGAACGATCACGACGGGGAGATGACGGTCGAGACTGGGGCGTCGACCGACGATCTCATCGGGCAACTGCAGGAGATGAAAGAGACGGACGAAGAATAA
- a CDS encoding polysaccharide deacetylase family protein has protein sequence MKRRTYLTTATATTALAVAGCTSGGDDDPDNDSDDEFGEFDDDEPSEAPPDLAGTWDDFESLEEWTATKGSMAADTDRSVTGSQSVRLSPDSDARGRIVKSLSSPLDCSEVVPGLAMASESSNAPAIQLWDENGHKAQYRQQTDPENPFVRRNFGLSKMGGEVDLTRIGEIHIVHWLGDDHEGDLWIDDLFFAPRSENGQVMVQFHGGYESEYETAYPILDEHDIPATTFVATGRVRTSENAEGNRLTTEHLDELSNAGWTVGSYANRGLRMLDFDPEDREAEVRDAAAWLEDNGYGDGARFFAFPGGQFDEVTYDAVADQHDLAFAGRFPAQGYAANPHLCTRVANPDPETAGNLVEWTAEVGGITSIAFTHVDDSVASTVEALASSIAEQQEAGDLSLISPAQLADEYVF, from the coding sequence ATGAAGCGACGCACGTATCTGACGACGGCAACGGCAACGACGGCGCTCGCGGTGGCGGGTTGTACGAGCGGCGGTGACGACGATCCCGACAACGACTCCGACGACGAGTTCGGCGAGTTCGACGACGACGAGCCGTCGGAGGCGCCGCCGGACCTCGCGGGCACCTGGGACGACTTCGAATCGCTCGAGGAGTGGACGGCGACCAAGGGGTCGATGGCAGCCGACACCGACCGCTCCGTCACCGGGTCGCAGTCGGTGCGCCTCTCGCCCGATTCGGATGCCAGGGGTCGAATCGTCAAGTCCCTCTCGTCGCCGCTCGACTGCTCCGAGGTCGTCCCCGGCCTCGCCATGGCCTCCGAATCGAGCAACGCCCCCGCGATCCAGCTGTGGGACGAGAACGGACACAAGGCCCAGTATCGCCAGCAGACGGATCCCGAGAATCCCTTCGTCCGGCGCAACTTCGGCCTCTCGAAGATGGGGGGTGAGGTCGACCTCACCCGCATCGGCGAGATTCACATCGTCCACTGGCTCGGCGACGACCACGAGGGAGACCTCTGGATCGACGACCTCTTCTTCGCGCCCCGAAGCGAGAACGGCCAGGTGATGGTCCAGTTCCACGGGGGCTACGAGTCGGAGTACGAGACGGCCTACCCGATCCTGGACGAACACGACATCCCGGCGACGACGTTCGTCGCGACCGGCCGGGTCCGGACCTCGGAAAACGCCGAGGGGAACCGGCTGACGACGGAGCACCTGGACGAGCTCTCGAACGCCGGCTGGACGGTCGGTAGCTACGCGAATCGGGGCCTCCGTATGCTCGACTTCGACCCCGAGGACCGCGAGGCCGAGGTTCGCGACGCGGCCGCGTGGCTCGAAGACAACGGGTACGGGGACGGCGCCCGCTTCTTCGCGTTCCCCGGCGGCCAGTTCGACGAGGTCACCTACGATGCCGTCGCCGACCAGCACGACCTCGCGTTCGCCGGCCGATTCCCGGCGCAGGGCTACGCCGCGAACCCACACCTCTGTACGCGCGTGGCGAATCCCGATCCGGAGACGGCAGGAAATCTGGTCGAGTGGACCGCCGAAGTGGGCGGGATCACCTCGATCGCGTTCACGCACGTCGACGACAGCGTCGCATCCACGGTCGAGGCTCTCGCATCGTCGATCGCTGAACAGCAGGAGGCCGGCGATCTGTCGCTGATCTCGCCGGCGCAGTTAGCCGACGAGTACGTCTTCTAA
- a CDS encoding pyridoxamine 5'-phosphate oxidase family protein — translation MAEIPTDATDLFTKQTFAHVSTLLPDGAPHTTPVWIDYDADANRLLVNTERGRRKDKNVRADPRVSVSMTDPDDPYRMLSVTGEVDELTTDGAREHADELAGRYTGTAEYPSPIQTERVIMRIRPDQVRYSGA, via the coding sequence ATGGCCGAGATCCCCACCGACGCGACCGACCTGTTCACGAAGCAGACGTTCGCCCACGTCTCGACGCTCCTGCCGGACGGCGCCCCGCACACGACGCCGGTGTGGATCGATTACGACGCGGACGCGAACCGTCTCCTGGTCAACACCGAACGCGGCCGTCGGAAGGACAAGAACGTCCGCGCCGACCCGCGCGTGTCGGTCAGCATGACCGACCCTGACGACCCCTACCGGATGCTCTCGGTGACCGGCGAAGTAGACGAACTCACGACCGACGGCGCCCGCGAGCACGCCGACGAACTCGCCGGGCGCTACACTGGTACCGCGGAGTATCCCAGCCCGATCCAGACAGAACGCGTCATCATGCGGATCCGCCCCGATCAGGTCAGGTACTCGGGAGCGTAG
- a CDS encoding DUF5797 family protein, with protein MSLSEEARERLADVVQFQPTKNSELQDRWELESGSEVHQYLETELSEYYYRDDNSLIRATPEAADLVDVEPGIESDPDDDAAPSKVSVTPLQETILSVVPGPDERSASVVSVLQAVRETGDADPDVDEVRSGLSRLKRLGVVTVEYRTVPTYRLAVARDEFDVTVTE; from the coding sequence ATGAGTCTCTCCGAGGAGGCACGCGAACGCCTCGCCGACGTGGTCCAGTTCCAGCCGACCAAGAACAGCGAGCTACAGGATCGATGGGAACTGGAGAGCGGCAGTGAGGTCCACCAGTATCTCGAAACCGAGCTCTCGGAGTACTACTACCGCGACGACAACAGCCTCATCAGGGCCACGCCAGAGGCGGCCGACCTCGTCGACGTCGAGCCGGGTATCGAGAGCGATCCGGACGACGACGCCGCGCCGTCGAAGGTGAGCGTCACGCCGCTCCAGGAGACGATCCTCTCGGTCGTCCCCGGCCCCGACGAACGGTCGGCGAGCGTCGTGTCCGTGCTCCAGGCCGTCCGCGAGACGGGTGACGCCGACCCCGACGTGGACGAGGTCAGATCCGGACTCTCCCGGCTCAAGCGCCTCGGCGTCGTTACGGTCGAGTACCGAACCGTCCCGACCTACCGGCTGGCAGTCGCACGCGACGAGTTCGACGTGACCGTCACCGAGTAG
- a CDS encoding DUF7504 family protein: MNESLTTPTDADSVSIPPFPDAVTGGSTVLVAGTMDPSTYSLGLRTLCQYGRPDDAALAVTSTESAEQTTTSYDSICDGDGPSLGLVDTQSERQYLSSLYGPTPTVFTPSTADLERVVIALSELTQTAIPSTDSRHLVVRSVTPFLEHAATDRVCNVLQRIEGVRTGDGIGYVGIQYTEHDEETVASLAKLVDGILWVTHGSADELVFEYQSARRFSGSIPARKP, encoded by the coding sequence ATGAACGAATCACTCACCACACCGACGGACGCCGATTCGGTATCGATTCCACCGTTTCCGGACGCGGTTACCGGGGGATCGACCGTGCTCGTCGCGGGGACGATGGACCCCTCGACGTATTCACTCGGACTGCGAACGCTGTGTCAGTACGGCCGGCCGGACGACGCCGCACTCGCCGTAACCAGCACCGAAAGCGCAGAGCAGACGACCACGAGCTACGACTCGATCTGTGACGGGGACGGCCCGTCGCTCGGACTCGTCGATACGCAGTCGGAACGGCAGTACCTGTCGTCACTGTACGGGCCGACGCCGACGGTGTTCACCCCGTCGACGGCCGATCTCGAACGCGTCGTCATCGCCCTCTCCGAACTCACCCAGACGGCGATTCCATCCACCGACTCCCGTCACCTCGTCGTCCGCTCCGTCACGCCGTTTCTCGAACACGCGGCCACCGACCGGGTCTGTAACGTGCTCCAGCGGATCGAGGGCGTCCGAACCGGGGACGGAATCGGCTACGTCGGGATCCAGTACACGGAACACGACGAGGAGACGGTCGCGTCGCTCGCGAAGCTGGTCGATGGCATCCTCTGGGTGACTCACGGTTCGGCGGACGAACTCGTGTTCGAGTACCAGTCGGCACGGCGGTTTTCGGGCTCGATTCCGGCGAGGAAGCCCTGA